In Achromobacter xylosoxidans A8, a single window of DNA contains:
- a CDS encoding aminopeptidase P family protein, translating to MSSTDARIAQLRQAMRRRGLSAYVVPSSDPHLSEYLPARWQGRRWLSGFTGSVGTLVVTADFAGLWVDSRYWVQAEAQLAGTGVQLMKIALATTPGHVDWLAANTKAGEVIGVDGQVLGLGAFRALSAAAAAAGAILEIREDLLDEVWTDRAGLPGAAIYEHVAPEACVTRADKLAQVREAMRAHGADVHFISTLDDIAWLFNLRGADVDYNPVFVGHALIGLDHATLFVADGKIDGALRAVLAADGVEVAGYAQAADALASLELDQKLLIDPARVTCGVFHAMDPAVPRIEAINPSTLLKSRKTDAELANVRQAMAQDGAALCEFFAWFEGALGNATITELTIDEQITAARARRPAYVCPSFATIAGFNANGAMPHYRATQQSHATIEGDGLLLIDSGGQYLGGTTDITRVVAVGTPSADQKVDFTLVLKGMIALSRASFPRGTPSPMLDAIARAPIWEGGAEYGHGTGHGVGYFLNVHEGPQVISYRAMPGPHTAMEPGMITSNEPGIYRPGRWGVRIENLVANRSWLTSELGEFLCFETLTLCPIDTRCIEPSLLRADEIAWLNDYHKTVFERLSPLVEGEALAWLERRTAAI from the coding sequence ATGTCTAGCACCGACGCCCGTATCGCCCAATTGCGGCAGGCCATGCGCCGCCGCGGCCTGTCCGCCTATGTCGTTCCGTCCTCGGACCCGCACTTGTCCGAGTATCTGCCCGCGCGCTGGCAGGGGCGGCGCTGGCTGTCCGGCTTCACGGGGTCGGTCGGCACGCTGGTGGTCACGGCCGATTTCGCCGGCCTGTGGGTGGACAGCCGCTACTGGGTGCAGGCCGAGGCGCAATTGGCCGGCACCGGCGTGCAGCTGATGAAGATCGCGCTGGCGACCACGCCAGGCCACGTGGACTGGCTGGCCGCCAATACCAAGGCGGGCGAGGTCATCGGGGTGGACGGGCAGGTGTTGGGCCTGGGCGCATTCCGCGCCCTGTCGGCCGCAGCGGCCGCCGCCGGCGCCATCCTGGAAATTCGCGAGGACCTGCTGGATGAAGTCTGGACGGACCGCGCCGGCCTGCCTGGCGCCGCCATCTATGAACACGTGGCCCCCGAGGCCTGCGTGACCCGCGCCGACAAGCTGGCGCAGGTGCGCGAGGCCATGCGCGCGCATGGCGCCGACGTGCACTTCATCAGCACCCTGGACGACATCGCCTGGCTCTTCAACCTGCGCGGCGCCGACGTGGACTACAACCCGGTGTTCGTCGGCCACGCGCTGATCGGCCTGGACCACGCCACGCTGTTTGTGGCCGACGGCAAGATCGACGGCGCGCTGCGTGCCGTCCTGGCGGCCGACGGCGTGGAAGTAGCCGGTTATGCCCAGGCCGCCGACGCGCTGGCCTCGCTGGAACTGGACCAGAAGCTGCTGATCGATCCGGCCCGTGTGACCTGCGGCGTATTCCACGCCATGGATCCAGCCGTGCCGCGCATCGAGGCCATCAACCCGTCCACCTTGCTGAAGTCGCGCAAGACCGACGCCGAATTGGCGAATGTGCGCCAGGCCATGGCGCAGGACGGCGCCGCGCTCTGTGAGTTCTTCGCCTGGTTCGAAGGCGCGCTGGGCAATGCAACCATCACCGAACTGACCATCGACGAGCAGATCACCGCCGCGCGCGCGCGCCGGCCCGCCTACGTCTGCCCCAGCTTCGCCACCATCGCCGGCTTCAACGCCAACGGCGCCATGCCGCACTACCGCGCCACCCAGCAATCGCACGCCACCATCGAAGGCGATGGCCTGTTGCTGATCGACTCGGGCGGCCAGTACCTGGGCGGCACCACCGACATCACCCGCGTGGTCGCGGTGGGCACGCCCAGCGCCGACCAGAAGGTGGACTTCACGCTGGTGCTCAAGGGCATGATCGCGCTGTCGCGCGCCTCGTTCCCGCGTGGCACGCCTTCGCCCATGCTGGACGCCATCGCGCGCGCTCCCATCTGGGAAGGCGGCGCGGAATACGGCCACGGCACGGGCCATGGCGTGGGCTACTTCCTGAACGTGCACGAAGGCCCGCAGGTCATTTCCTACCGCGCAATGCCCGGACCGCACACCGCGATGGAGCCGGGCATGATCACCTCCAACGAGCCGGGCATCTACCGGCCCGGCCGCTGGGGCGTGCGCATCGAGAACCTGGTCGCCAACCGCAGCTGGCTGACTTCCGAACTCGGCGAATTCCTGTGCTTTGAAACGCTGACGCTGTGCCCGATCGACACGCGTTGCATCGAACCGTCGCTGCTGCGCGCCGACGAAATCGCCTGGCTCAACGACTATCACAAGACGGTGTTCGAGCGCCTGTCGCCGCTGGTCGAAGGCGAGGCGCTGGCCTGGCTGGAGCGCCGCACCGCGGCGATCTGA
- a CDS encoding CTP synthase, with translation MTKYVFVTGGVVSSLGKGIAAASLAAILESRGLQVTMLKLDPYINVDPGTMSPFQHGEVFVTEDGAETDLDLGHYERFISARMHKVNNFTTGQIYESVLRKERRGDYLGKTVQVIPHITNEIQDFIARGAEAGWNGNTDVAIVEIGGTVGDIESLPFLEAARQMSLRMGRNNAAFVHLTLVPFIASAGELKTKPTQHSVQKLREIGIYPNALLCRADRRIPDDERAKISMFSNVPLDAVISVWDADSIYKIPAMLHKQGVDNIVCEALGLTPPPADLSMWDNLVEALEHPQHQLTIGMVGKYVDLTESYKSLTEALVHAGIHTRSKINIEYIDSEDIETRGTDQLKHLDAILVPGGFGKRGTEGKIAAIRYARENGVPYLGICLGMQLAVIEFARHVAGLGGANSTEFDPSAPHPVVALITEWMDREGKVEKRDNSSDLGGTMRKGAQRVPIKPGTRAQTIYGDEVNERHRHRYEVNNVYVPRLEEAGMVISARTPTENLPEMMELPDHPWFVGVQFHPEFTSTPRDGHPLFSSYIRAAIEQKARRGQEA, from the coding sequence ATGACCAAATACGTATTTGTCACCGGCGGTGTGGTGTCTTCCCTGGGCAAAGGCATCGCCGCTGCGTCGCTCGCCGCCATCCTCGAGTCGCGTGGCCTGCAAGTCACCATGCTGAAGCTCGACCCGTACATCAACGTCGATCCGGGCACCATGAGCCCGTTCCAGCATGGCGAGGTGTTCGTCACGGAAGACGGCGCCGAAACCGACCTGGACCTTGGCCACTACGAGCGTTTCATTTCCGCTCGCATGCACAAGGTGAACAACTTCACCACCGGCCAGATCTACGAATCCGTGCTCCGCAAGGAGCGCCGCGGCGACTACCTGGGCAAGACTGTCCAGGTCATTCCGCACATCACCAACGAAATCCAGGACTTCATCGCCCGTGGCGCCGAAGCCGGCTGGAACGGCAACACCGACGTCGCGATCGTTGAGATCGGCGGCACGGTCGGCGACATCGAGTCCCTGCCGTTCCTGGAAGCCGCGCGCCAGATGAGCCTGCGCATGGGCCGCAACAATGCCGCCTTTGTGCACCTGACGCTGGTGCCCTTCATCGCGTCGGCCGGTGAACTCAAGACCAAGCCGACCCAGCACTCGGTGCAGAAGCTGCGTGAAATCGGCATCTACCCGAATGCGCTGCTGTGCCGCGCCGACCGCCGCATCCCGGACGACGAGCGCGCCAAGATCTCGATGTTCTCCAACGTGCCCCTGGACGCGGTCATCTCCGTCTGGGACGCTGACTCGATCTACAAGATCCCGGCCATGCTGCACAAGCAGGGCGTGGACAACATCGTCTGCGAAGCGCTGGGCCTGACCCCGCCGCCGGCCGATTTGTCCATGTGGGACAACCTGGTCGAGGCGCTGGAGCACCCGCAGCACCAGCTCACCATCGGCATGGTCGGCAAGTACGTCGACCTGACCGAGTCGTACAAGTCGCTGACGGAAGCGCTGGTCCACGCCGGCATCCACACGCGCTCGAAGATCAACATCGAGTACATCGACTCGGAAGACATCGAAACCCGCGGCACCGACCAGCTCAAGCACCTGGACGCCATCCTGGTTCCGGGCGGTTTCGGCAAGCGCGGCACTGAAGGCAAGATTGCCGCGATCCGCTACGCCCGTGAAAATGGCGTGCCTTACCTGGGCATCTGCCTGGGCATGCAGTTGGCCGTCATCGAGTTCGCGCGCCACGTCGCCGGCCTGGGCGGCGCCAACAGCACGGAATTCGACCCCTCGGCGCCGCACCCCGTGGTGGCCCTGATCACCGAGTGGATGGACCGCGAAGGCAAGGTCGAAAAGCGCGACAACTCGTCCGACCTGGGCGGCACGATGCGCAAGGGCGCGCAGCGCGTGCCGATCAAGCCGGGCACCCGCGCGCAGACCATCTATGGCGACGAAGTGAACGAGCGTCACCGCCATCGCTACGAGGTCAACAACGTCTACGTGCCGCGCCTGGAAGAGGCCGGCATGGTGATCAGCGCCCGCACGCCGACCGAGAACCTGCCGGAAATGATGGAATTGCCCGATCACCCTTGGTTCGTGGGCGTGCAGTTCCACCCCGAGTTCACGTCCACTCCGCGTGACGGCCACCCGTTGTTCAGCAGCTATATCCGCGCCGCCATCGAGCAGAAGGCTCGCCGCGGCCAGGAGGCGTAA
- a CDS encoding DUF1330 domain-containing protein yields MSAYLIADVSVTKPAQYEDYKRLSTLAMRAYDAKILVRGGDSRHLEGREPGRTVVMEFPSMTAAQAFYDSWQYRRARNAREGAAVMNMFIVQGM; encoded by the coding sequence ATGAGTGCCTACCTCATCGCCGACGTCTCAGTGACCAAGCCCGCGCAGTACGAGGATTACAAGCGTCTGTCCACGCTCGCGATGCGCGCGTACGATGCGAAGATCCTGGTGCGCGGCGGCGATTCCCGGCACCTCGAGGGCCGTGAGCCTGGCCGTACCGTCGTCATGGAATTTCCGTCCATGACCGCGGCCCAGGCTTTCTACGACTCCTGGCAGTACCGCCGCGCCCGCAATGCCCGCGAAGGCGCGGCTGTCATGAATATGTTTATCGTTCAGGGAATGTAA
- the eno gene encoding phosphopyruvate hydratase encodes MSAIVDIIGREILDSRGNPTVECDVLLESGAMGRAAVPSGASTGAREAIELRDGDKSRYLGKGVLRAVENLNTEISEALMGLDAQEQTFVDRTLIELDGTESKERLGANAILAASMAVARAAADESGLSLYRYFGGSGPMSMPVPMMNVINGGAHANNTLDLQELMILPVGAGSFREALRWGAEVFHMLKKLIHGQGMSTAVGDEGGFAPNVPSHEAAIQLILKAITEAGYEPGTQIALGLDCASSEFYRDGKYTLAGEGGISLSSQEFTNLLATWCDKYPIISIEDGMAENDWEGWKLLTDQLGKKVQLVGDDLFVTNTKILREGIQKGVANSILIKINQIGTLTETFAAIEMAKRAGYTAVVSHRSGETEDSTIADIAVATNAMQIKTGSLSRSDRMAKYNQLLRIEEELAEVASYPGLEAFYNLR; translated from the coding sequence ATGAGTGCTATCGTCGATATCATCGGCCGCGAGATTCTGGATTCGCGCGGCAACCCCACCGTCGAATGCGATGTGCTGCTGGAGTCCGGCGCCATGGGCCGCGCGGCCGTGCCATCGGGCGCGTCCACCGGCGCGCGCGAAGCCATCGAGCTGCGCGACGGCGACAAGAGCCGTTATCTGGGCAAGGGCGTGCTGCGCGCCGTCGAGAACCTGAATACGGAAATCTCGGAAGCCCTGATGGGCCTGGACGCCCAGGAACAGACCTTCGTCGATCGCACCCTGATCGAGCTGGACGGCACCGAATCCAAGGAACGCCTGGGCGCCAACGCGATCCTGGCCGCCTCCATGGCCGTGGCCCGCGCCGCCGCCGACGAATCGGGCCTGTCCCTGTACCGCTATTTTGGCGGCAGCGGCCCCATGAGCATGCCCGTGCCGATGATGAACGTCATCAACGGCGGCGCGCACGCCAACAACACGCTGGACCTGCAGGAACTGATGATTCTGCCGGTGGGCGCGGGCAGCTTCCGCGAAGCCCTGCGCTGGGGCGCCGAAGTCTTCCACATGCTCAAGAAGCTGATCCACGGCCAGGGCATGTCCACGGCCGTGGGCGACGAGGGCGGTTTCGCGCCCAACGTGCCCAGCCATGAGGCCGCCATCCAGCTGATCCTGAAGGCCATCACCGAAGCCGGCTACGAGCCGGGCACGCAGATCGCCCTGGGCCTGGATTGCGCCAGCTCCGAGTTCTACCGCGACGGCAAGTACACGCTGGCCGGCGAAGGCGGCATCTCGCTGTCCTCGCAGGAATTCACCAACCTGCTGGCCACCTGGTGCGACAAGTACCCCATCATCTCGATCGAAGACGGCATGGCCGAAAACGATTGGGAAGGCTGGAAGCTCTTGACCGACCAGTTGGGCAAGAAGGTGCAACTGGTGGGCGACGACCTGTTCGTCACCAACACCAAGATCCTGCGCGAAGGCATCCAGAAGGGCGTGGCCAACTCGATCCTCATCAAGATCAACCAGATCGGCACCCTGACCGAGACCTTCGCCGCCATCGAAATGGCCAAGCGCGCCGGCTACACCGCCGTGGTGTCGCACCGTTCGGGCGAAACCGAGGACTCCACCATCGCCGACATCGCCGTGGCGACCAACGCGATGCAGATCAAGACGGGTTCGCTGTCCCGTTCGGACCGCATGGCCAAGTACAACCAGCTCCTGCGCATCGAGGAAGAGCTGGCTGAAGTCGCGTCGTATCCGGGCCTGGAAGCTTTTTACAACCTGCGTTGA
- the ftsB gene encoding cell division protein FtsB: MRLLFLVLFVLLGLIQYPLWLGKGGWFKVWDLQRQVAEQRETNEGLRARNAALEAEVRDLEGGSGAIEERARGELGMMRDGEVFVHILPQNTPAPAGGASLAADAAAKPATPARASAPATRPATAAPKPANQANARH, from the coding sequence ATGCGCCTGTTGTTCCTGGTGCTGTTCGTGCTGCTAGGCCTGATCCAATACCCGCTGTGGCTGGGTAAGGGCGGGTGGTTCAAGGTCTGGGATCTGCAACGCCAGGTGGCGGAGCAACGCGAGACCAACGAAGGCCTGCGCGCGCGCAATGCCGCATTGGAAGCGGAAGTGCGCGACCTCGAAGGCGGCTCCGGCGCCATCGAGGAGCGCGCCCGCGGCGAACTGGGCATGATGCGCGACGGCGAGGTGTTCGTGCACATCCTGCCGCAGAACACCCCGGCTCCGGCGGGCGGCGCCTCGCTGGCTGCCGATGCCGCGGCCAAGCCGGCCACGCCCGCGCGCGCCAGCGCGCCGGCTACCCGTCCGGCGACTGCGGCTCCCAAGCCCGCCAATCAGGCCAACGCCCGGCACTGA